One Malania oleifera isolate guangnan ecotype guangnan chromosome 9, ASM2987363v1, whole genome shotgun sequence DNA segment encodes these proteins:
- the LOC131163542 gene encoding putative germin-like protein 2-2, whose protein sequence is MHIPIVVLVNGFSCKDINEVQANDFFSSGLNTLSEFNPYGAALAWATVNEIPGLNTLGLSMVLAFFVQGGIFPPHTNRADELVFVLEGTVEVGFVTPFPDDRLISKVLHQGELFAVPSGVIHYQKNQGTTNATVLVAHSSQDIAPVMVAEAMFGSDLKLKKDILAKALHVDEGIIAAIASMF, encoded by the coding sequence ATGCACATACCAATAGTGGTGCTGGTAAATGGTTTCTCATGCAAGGACATCAACGAGGTTCAAGCTAATGACTTCTTCTCAAGCGGACTCAACACACTAAGTGAATTCAATCCATATGGAGCAGCATTAGCGTGGGCGACAGTGAATGAAATCCCTGGACTCAACACCCTCGGCCTCTCAATGGTGCTTGCCTTCTTTGTGCAAGGGGGCATCTTCCCACCCCACACAAACCGAGCGGACGAGCTAGTGTTTGTCTTGGAAGGAACCGTCGAAGTGGGCTTCGTTACACCCTTTCCCGATGACCGTCTCATTTCAAAAGTGCTTCATCAGGGTGAGCTGTTTGCAGTTCCGTCTGGTGTCATCCACTACCAGAAAAATCAAGGAACCACAAACGCCACTGTCCTAGTTGCTCATAGCAGCCAAGACATTGCGCCCGTCATGGTTGCAGAAGCGATGTTTGGGTCCGACTTAAAACTCAAGAAGGATATTCTTGCAAAAGCTCTCCATGTGGATGAGGGAATCATTGCTGCAATTGCATCCATGTTCTAG